Part of the Candidatus Effluviviaceae Genus V sp. genome, CGGTCCCGGTGATGTACTGGACGGGCTCGTGGTTGAGCCTCCGCTTGAGACGTTTCTTGTAGCGGCCGAGTTCGTCTCCGCTCAATGGACGGTCGAAGTCGAGATACAGTTCGAGGCGGGAGACGCCCAGCGTGTCGGCCAGAAGAAGCTCGACCTCGAGCCGAGCGTTCTCGAAGCCCTTCTCCGAGAGATAGTCCCTGCTCCACTCGGTCAGGCGCTGGACCGTCCAGTCGCTCATGCGGACGAGCCGGCCATCTCTTCGGCCTGGTAGTGCGTGGTGAGAGCGTCGATCAGCTCGTCGAGCTGACCGTCCATGACCTGGTCGATGCTGTGGGTCGTGAACCCGATGCGGTGGTCGGTCACGCGGCTCTGCGGGAAGTTGTACGTCCTGATCTTGGCGCTGCGGTCGCCGGTCGAGACCTGCGCCTTGCGCTGCTCGGCCATCTCGGCGGCCTGCTCGGCCTGCGCCTGCTCGAGAAGTCTGGCGCGCAGGACCTTCAGCGCCTTGGCCTTGTTCTTGTGCTGGGACTTCTCGTCCTGGCACGTGACGACGACTCCTGTGGGCTTGTGGGTGATGCGTACGGCCGAGTCGGTCGTGTTGACGCTCTGCCCGCCTGGGCCC contains:
- a CDS encoding PCRF domain-containing protein, with translation EIIFMVIGGHVYSRMKYESGVHRVQRVPVTESQGRIHTSAATVAVLPEADEVDVDINPSDLEIDVFRSSGPGGQSVNTTDSAVRITHKPTGVVVTCQDEKSQHKNKAKALKVLRARLLEQAQAEQAAEMAEQRKAQVSTGDRSAKIRTYNFPQSRVTDHRIGFTTHSIDQVMDGQLDELIDALTTHYQAEEMAGSSA